From the genome of Burkholderia pyrrocinia:
GGCCATCATCTGCAGCCCCTCGCTGACGACGCTCGCGAGCAGGTGCTCGTCGGGTGCATGCTGCGAGCACGCCGGGTACGAGTGCGGCACCCACAGCGTCGGCAGCCCGAGCGTGTCGGCGAACACTTCGTTCGGCAGCGTGCCGCCGAGATTCGGCAGGATCGCGGGCTTCTTGCCGGTGGTTCGCGCAAGCGACGCGACGGCCCAGCGGACCCACGGATCGTCGGGCGGCACGCGCGTCGCCGGTGCGCCGCGCTCGATGTCGATCTCGATGTCGGCGAAGCCGTGCGCATCGAGGTGCGCGCGCAGGTGAGCATGCAGCGCTTGCCAGTCGGTGCCGACGACGAAGCGCAACTGGCAGTGCGCATACGCGACGGGCGGGATCGCATTGACGGGGTGCTCGGGATTGCCTGCCTTGAACGCGAGGATCTCGAACGTGTTCCAGCCGAACACGCGCTCGGCCGCGGACAGCCCGGGCTCGCCCCAGTCGGCGTCGAGCGCGGGATCGCCAGGGCCGCCGCCGACGACAAGATCGGCGAGCGCGTCGCGCACGGCGGCCGGGATCGGCGGCGGGCGCAGCCCCGCGACGCGAATCGCGCCGCGCGCATCGACGAGGCTCGCGAGCGCATGTGCGAGCACGATCGCCGGATTGCGCAGCAGCCCGCCCCAGTTGCCGGAGTGATGCGCGCCGTCGCGGGCGCGCAGGCTCAGTTTGAAATTGACCGAGCCGCGCGAGCCGAGGAACACGGTTGGGCGCGCGGCGGCGATACGCGGGCCGTCGGACGCGATCAGCACGTCGGCCGCGAGCGCGTCGCGCTCCTGGCGGCACAGCGCGTC
Proteins encoded in this window:
- a CDS encoding M20 family metallopeptidase — encoded protein: MSRTAAIQHALNQFESGAFFTTLSRRVGLRTESQESGTEAALRAYLTAEIAPEAARLGFTSRIVDNPVDGGGPFLLASRHEDDTLPTVLIYGHGDVVRGYDAQWRAPLSPWTLTADGDRWYGRGSADNKGQHTINLAALASVLDARGGRLGFNAKLLIEMGEETGSPGLDALCRQERDALAADVLIASDGPRIAAARPTVFLGSRGSVNFKLSLRARDGAHHSGNWGGLLRNPAIVLAHALASLVDARGAIRVAGLRPPPIPAAVRDALADLVVGGGPGDPALDADWGEPGLSAAERVFGWNTFEILAFKAGNPEHPVNAIPPVAYAHCQLRFVVGTDWQALHAHLRAHLDAHGFADIEIDIERGAPATRVPPDDPWVRWAVASLARTTGKKPAILPNLGGTLPNEVFADTLGLPTLWVPHSYPACSQHAPDEHLLASVVSEGLQMMAGLFWDLGDDAPPVRRAAPAAAGAAL